The following are from one region of the Carassius auratus strain Wakin chromosome 13, ASM336829v1, whole genome shotgun sequence genome:
- the LOC113113135 gene encoding cartilage acidic protein 1-like → LHKCSAFFLFSYNGPNLVLKYDSFKKRLVNIAVDNRSSPYYALRDRQGNAIGVTACDIDGDGREEIYVLNTNNAFSGRTTYTDKLFKFRNGRFEDLLNDDINENRDVANRVAGRSVACVDRKGTGRYSIYIANYASGTVGPHALIEMDESSSDPSKGIIALSNVAEQAGVNKFTGGRGVVVGPILSQTLPDIFCDNEYSPNFLFRNNGDGTFTDVAAQAGVDDPMQHGRGVALADFNRDGKTDIVYGNWNGPHRLFLQLSNNRKQRFKDVATQKFSMPSPVRTVIAADFDNDNELEVFFNNIAYRGPSANRLFRVSRREHGDPQIEELNIGEAAEPEGRGTGAAVTDIDGDGQLDLLVMHGESAAQPISVYRVTQGSSNKWLRVIPRTQFGAFARGAKVIVYTKRNGPHTRIIDGGSGYLCEMEPVAHFGLGKDVATSLEVFWPGGRSVARPLEPSDMNKVMEIHYPENEEEATLVVEIEVSTLPVILICSFFI, encoded by the exons TTACACAAATGTTctgctttttttctctttagCTACAATGGCCCAAATCTGGTGTTGAAGTATGACAGTTTTAAGAAGAGGCTTGTTAACATTGCGGTTGACAACCGCAGTTCTCCATACTATGCACTCAGAGATCGACAGGGCAATGCCATTGGAGTGACAGCATGTGACATAGATGGTGATGGCAGAGAGGAAATTTACGTCCTTAACACTAATAATGCCTTCTCTG GGAGAACAACATACACTGACAAGCTCTTTAAGTTTCGTAACGGCCGGTTTGAGGATCTCCTGAATGATGACATAAATGAAAACCGAGATGTTGCCAATCGTGTGGCTGGTCGGTCAGTCGCATGTGTGGACAGAAAG ggAACAGGTCGTTATTCCATCTACATTGCTAACTATGCCAGCGGAACTGTAGGTCCACATGCTCTGATTGAAATGGATGAAAGTTCAAGTGACCCGTCCAAGGGAATCATTGCACTGTCGAACGTGGCTGAGCAGGCCGGAGTCAACAAGTTCACAG GGGGACGGGGGGTCGTGGTGGGTCCCATCCTCAGTCAGACCCTACCTGATATTTTCTGTGACAATGAGTACAGCCCTAACTTTCTGTTTCGGAACAACGGGGATGGTACATTTACAGATGTGGCGGCACAAGCGG GGGTTGATGACCCGATGCAGCATGGCCGTGGAGTGGCGTTAGCAGATTTTAATCGGGATGGGAAGACAGACATTGTCTATGGAAACTGGAATGGGCCACATCGTCTGTTCCTACAGCTCAGCAATAATCGCAAGCAGAGGTTTAAG GACGTGGCCACACAGAAGTTTTCCATGCCATCTCCTGTTCGCACTGTCATCGCAGCCGACTTTGATAATGACAATGAACTGGAAGTTTTTTTCAACAACATTGCCTACAGAGGACCCTCAGCCAACAGACTCTTCAG AGTTTCTCGGAGAGAACACGGAGATCCACAGATCGAGGAGCTGAACATCGGGGAGGCCGCCGAACCAGAGGGACGGGGAACTG GAGCAGCTGTGACTGATATTGATGGAGATGGGCAGCTGGATCTTTTGGTGATGCATGGGGAAAGTGCAGCTCAACCCATCTCTGTGTATCGAGTCACTCAG GGCTCATCTAATAAATGGCTCCGTGTGATTCCACGCACACAGTTTGGGGCTTTTGCTCGTGGAGCAAAGGTGATAGTCTACACCAAGCGGAATGGCCCTCACACACGCATTATAGATGGAGGATCAGGGTACTTGTGCGAGATGGAGCCAGTGGCTCACTTTGGACTAG GGAAGGATGTGGCCACCAGTTTGGAAGTGTTCTGGCCAGGTGGACGTTCTGTGGCGAGACCTCTGGAGCCCAGTGATATGAACAAAGTGATGGAGATCCATTACCCTGAGAATGAGGAGGAGGCGACCCTAGTGGTGGAGATCGAAGTAAGTACCCTGCCTGTCATCCTCATATGTTCTTTCTTTATTTGA